The sequence CAGGGACCGGATCACGCTGCCGGCGGCCCCCAGCAGGGCGCCATACTCCCCCACTGCGGACATCGTGATGGCCTCCGGCGCATACTTGCCCGGCGCGTAGGTCTTTACACTCTCCAGCAAGGGTTCCCGCAACCAGGGGTCCAGGACCGCGAAGTGGCCACCGAGGACCACCGAATCGATATCGACCACCCGGGCCGTTGAAGCCAGTGCGATCCCCAGGCAGCGGCCCGCATGCTCGACGGCGGCTACCGCCCCGGGCTCCGCGGCTTCCAGCGCCCGCAGGAGTGCGGCCATGGCGGCCGACCGGGAGCCCCCGTCAGCTGTCAGGCCGGCGGCGGAGAGGATGGCGTCCTGTCCCGCCGCCGTCTCAAGGCAACCGGTGCCTCCGCACGAACAGCGGCCGCCGTCCGGGTCCACCACAATGTGCCCCACTTCGCCGGCGTGGCCGCCGGGGCCAGTAAACAGCTCAGAACCAATGACGATCCCGCCGCCTACGCCCACCTCGCCGGAGACGAAGAGGAAGTTTGATGCGCCGTCCGGGCGGTGCCGCAGTTCGGCCAGGGCGGCAGCATCGGCCTCGTTGAACAGCGCAACTCCCAGTGCGGTTTCCGGCAACAGGGCGTCCAGGTCGAGGTCCACATCGATCCAGCCCAGGTTGGGAGCGGCCAACACCCGCGCAGCGGCCGGGTCCACCAGGCCGGGCACCGCCAGCCCTCCGCCCAGGACCTCGACCCCCGCTCCCCTGCGGCGCTGCGCACCCTTGCGGCGAGGACTGCGAGCGCGGCGAGGACCGGCCGGTCCGGGCTGTTCCGGTTGTCACGTTCCTGCACCTCGCGGAGCAGCACCGTTCCGGCAAGGTCCACCACGGCTGCAGAGATGTAGTCAACGTTGACCTCCATACCCATGACCGCACGGGCAGGGCTCAGTTCCAGCCCAACCCCCGGCCGGCCGCGGCCCTGCGGGTTCAGGCCGATTTCACGGATGATCCCGGCCTCCAGGAGATCCAGCACCAGGCTGGACACAGAGGCCTTGGTCAATCCGGTGGCTCCGGCCACCTGGGCGCGGCTGGGGCGGGTGCCGGGCGGGAACTCGGCAATCGCCCCCAGCACCAGCGCCAGGTTGCTGCGGCGCACATCCCCCACGTTTCCGGGGGCCGCCCCTCCGGGTCCTGGCATTGCCGGCGCCGGCATCACCATCACACAGCTCCTCGGTCCGGCGCTTCCGCCAAATTTTTCCGGCGGCCTGCCTGCCGGACTATTGACCCCACCCTACGTCCGTCCATATAGTTCAGGCAATGAACTAATGCCTCGCAATTCCGCAGGCACCTGATCGCAAGGACGCATCATGACTCTTTCCCCCACCCCCGCTGACAAGTTCACTTTCGGTCTCTGGACCGTCGGCTGGACCGGTGCCGACCCGTTCGGCGTGGCCACCCGGTCCGCCCTGGATCCGGTGGAGGCCGTACACCGCCTGGCCGAACTGGGCGCCTATGGCCTTACGTTCCACGACAACGACCTGGTCCCGTTCGATGCCTCCGCTTCGGAGCGGGAGCTGATCCTGAAGAACTTCCGTGCAGCCCTGGCTGAGACCGGACTGAAGGTTCCGATGGTC comes from Pseudarthrobacter sp. NIBRBAC000502770 and encodes:
- a CDS encoding ROK family protein, giving the protein MPGLVDPAAARVLAAPNLGWIDVDLDLDALLPETALGVALFNEADAAALAELRHRPDGASNFLFVSGEVGVGGGIVIGSELFTGPGGHAGEVGHIVVDPDGGRCSCGGTGCLETAAGQDAILSAAGLTADGGSRSAAMAALLRALEAAEPGAVAAVEHAGRCLGIALASTARVVDIDSVVLGGHFAVLDPWLREPLLESVKTYAPGKYAPEAITMSAVGEYGALLGAAGSVIRSLVEAPHRLSA